Proteins encoded in a region of the Xylocopa sonorina isolate GNS202 chromosome 1, iyXylSono1_principal, whole genome shotgun sequence genome:
- the Ear gene encoding ENL/AF9-related superfamily elongation complex transcription factor yields the protein MAIRITLECGHASVLRVHTTPEGYTHDWEVFVRGIDNADIHHYVEKVVFQLHDTFPKPRRVLKEPPFVVKQSGYAGFEIPIHIYFKNKDENPKKIEILYDLNLQSSGPAITNVVRHSEIIHNPSDEFRRKLLKGGGVLMTSSESSAEKSETKTPAMVGKPKLSGSDSKKHKSIESKTSNSFAELFGTPLKPTKVSQDNKKPPQPEKSSASSKSLVTTEKADKVDKTKLKDSPHKDSRKEKVDDKKDKKVKDQSKDKNRSKEKSKRPPSPGNKSHSSPSNKRPPSPPSVPLKRPPSPSLPPAKRPASPKSKDKELKKPAVEKEKDKSKEKDKVKDSSKNVADSSKSEKKKDKKKHKEDRDKERKDKYKEGERSVSKETVKLAEKKSDKPEKSEKPEKEKSQEYKSAKDGRKSPKPPKESEKPKDEKLAKVEKSERTEKSDKTREGKSEKDRQKHKHKKRDKKDKRDSSKDRDKKEKRDRIKSSSEKQNNVPNVPPNNPIQRLLEEMRERDSSDSAPSIDDDSFSESKAVPATKKETENLTVSTPPLEMAKPLSPAIPDIKKEKIDRIKREKPKGSKGEEKETRKRKRRSDSKGDEEHAVKREKDRGHSTSPPLEPVSSSQSPVVVDQETVHMKEVHMKEEPVVEKGIKPEVEQVAPDSTNNTLVDSDMGEPPVFSEDYVSQLKDLQQKIMTLQDNQELQRVVQVIAETGQYEITKKTFDFDLCALDRRTVQRLQQFFAS from the exons ATGGCAATTCGCATTACGTTAGAATGTGGACACGCATCAGTGTTACGTGTGCATACCACCCCTGAGGGTTACACTCATGATTGGGAAGTATTTGTGCGGGGTATTGACAATGCTGACATTCACCACTATGTTGAAAAAG TGGTTTTTCAATTACACGATACATTCCCAAAACCAAGGAGGGTCTTGAAAGAGCCACCATTCGTGGTAAAACAGTCTGGTTATGCAGGTTTTGAGATACCGATTCATATTTATTTCAAGAACAAGGATGAAAATCCCAAAAAGATAGAAATTTTATATGATCTTAACTTGCAATCAAGCGGGCCAGCAATCACAAATGTTGTAAGACACAGCGAAATAATCCATAACCCTTCAGATGAATTCAGAAGGAAACTATTGAAGGGTGGTGGT GTTCTTATGACCAGTTCTGAAAGTTCAGCTGAAAAAAGTGAAACTAAAACCCCAGCTATGGTTGGGAAACCAAAGTTGAGCGGAAGTGATTCGAAGAAGCACAAAAGTATAGAGTCAAAAACTTCAAATTCTTTCGCTGAATTATTTGGAACTCCTCTGAAACCCACAAAAGTTTCCCAGGACAATAAAAAACCTCCACAGCCGGAAAAATCGTCGGCCTCCTCCAAATCGTTAGTTACCACGGAAAAGGCTGATAAAGTGGACAAAACGAAGCTCAAAGATAGCCCTCACAAAGACAGCAGAAAAGAGAAGGTAGACGATAAGAAGGATAAAAAGGTTAAAGACCAGTCTAAAGATAAAAATCGAAGTAAAGAGAAATCGAAAAGGCCTCCTAGTCCGGGAAATAAAAGTCATTCTAGCCCTTCTAATAAAAGACCTCCATCACCTCCATCGGTACCATTAAAAAGACCCCCTAGTCCTTCTCTTCCTCCTGCAAAACGACCGGCTTCTCCAAAGTCCAAGGACAAAGAGCTAAAAAAGCCAGCCGTGGAGAAAGAGAAGGACAAGAGTAAAGAGAAAGATAAAGTAAAAGACAGCTCTAAGAATGTTGCTGACTCTTCGAAGAGCGAGAAGAAAAAGGATAAGAAAAAGCATAAAGAGGATCGAGATAAAGAGCGGAAAGACAAATATAAGGAAGGGGAGCGATCCGTTTCGAAAGAAACGGTAAAACTGGCCGAGAAAAAGAGCGATAAACCAGAGAAATCGGAAAAGCCAGAGAAAGAAAAGAGTCAAGAGTACAAATCGGCGAAGGATGGAAGAAAGTCGCCGAAACCTCCGAAAGAGAGCGAGAAGCCAAAGGACGAAAAGTTAGCGAAGGTAGAGAAATCGGAGAGGACCGAGAAGTCCGATAAGACGAGGGAAGGCAAGAGTGAGAAGGATCGGCAAAAGCACAAGCACAAAAAGAGGGATAAGAAGGATAAACGTGATAGCAGCAAAGATAGGGATAAGAAGGAGAAACGTGACAGGATAAAGTCGTCATCGGAGAAGCAAAATAATGTGCCTAATGTTCCACCTAACAACCCGATCCAGAGGTTGTTGGAGGAAATGCGAGAAAGGGATAGTAGCGATTCAGCGCCATCCATCGATGACGATTCCTTCTCCGAATCAAAAGCAGTGCCTGCTACTAAAAAAGAGACGGAGAATCTGACGGTGTCGACGCCGCCCTTGGAGATGGCGAAGCCATTATCACCGGCTATTCCGGACATCAAGAAGGAAAAGATCGATCGAATTAAAAGGGAGAAACCGAAGGGAAGCAAAGGGGAGGAAAAGGAAACTCGAAAGAGGAAACGGAGAAGTGATAGCAAAGGCGACGAGGAGCATGCTGTTAAGAGGGAAAAAGACAGAGGTCATTCGACGTCTCCTCCTTTGGAACCAGTTTCGTCGAGTCAGTCGCCAGTTGTGGTGGACCAGGAAACGGTTCATATGAAGGAAGTTCATATGAAGGAGGAACCAGTCGTCGAGAAAGGTATCAAGCCCGAAGTGGAACAAGTGGCGCCTGACTCGACGAACAATACTTTGGTCGACTCAGACATGGGAGAACCGCCAGTGTTCTCGGAAGACTATGTGTCGCAATTGAAGGACTTGCAGCAGAAAATAATGACCCTGCAAGACAACCAAGAGCTCCAGAGAGTCGTTCAGGTGATCGCAGAGACCGGTCAGTACGAGATCACAAAGAAGACGTTTGACTTTGATCTGTGTGCTTTAGATCGTAGAACGGTGCAGCGTCTTCAACAGTTCTTTGCGTCGTGA